One segment of Candidatus Limnocylindrales bacterium DNA contains the following:
- the gap gene encoding type I glyceraldehyde-3-phosphate dehydrogenase: MSMRVGVNGFGRIGRNMLRAALGRSEFEIVAVNDLTSAQTLAHLLKHDSVHGAFPATVEVSGNDIAVDGKTVRVLSVRNPKELPWKELGVDVVVESTGMFTKREQAAQHLEAGARKVIISAPASGVELTVCYGVNHQSYDPAQHHVISNASCTTNCLAPVAKVLHESFGLRRGMMTTVHSYTNDQRILDLPHEDLRRARAANLSMIPTTTGAAKAVGLVLPELKGKLDGMAIRVPTPNVSVVDLVFETDKRPSKEEINAAVKAAAEGPLKGILQYCEEQLVSSDFNGNRHSSIFDADITKVLEPGFAKILSWYDNEMGFSARMCDVTAMIAKSL, encoded by the coding sequence ATGAGCATGCGAGTCGGCGTCAACGGCTTCGGCAGAATCGGTCGCAACATGCTGCGCGCGGCGCTCGGTCGAAGCGAGTTCGAGATCGTGGCCGTCAACGACCTCACCAGCGCGCAGACGTTGGCTCATCTGCTCAAGCACGACTCGGTTCACGGCGCCTTCCCCGCCACCGTCGAAGTCTCGGGCAATGACATCGCCGTCGACGGCAAGACGGTCCGTGTGCTGTCGGTGCGCAATCCGAAGGAACTGCCGTGGAAGGAACTCGGCGTGGACGTGGTGGTCGAGTCCACCGGCATGTTCACCAAGCGCGAGCAGGCGGCGCAGCACCTGGAGGCGGGGGCCAGGAAAGTCATCATCTCGGCGCCCGCCAGCGGCGTCGAGCTTACCGTATGCTACGGCGTCAACCACCAGAGCTACGACCCGGCCCAGCACCACGTCATCTCCAATGCCTCCTGCACCACCAACTGCCTGGCCCCGGTTGCCAAGGTGCTGCACGAGAGCTTCGGCCTGCGCCGCGGCATGATGACCACCGTCCACAGCTACACGAACGACCAGCGCATCCTGGACCTCCCGCACGAGGACCTTCGCCGCGCCCGCGCCGCCAACCTGTCGATGATCCCGACCACGACCGGTGCGGCCAAGGCCGTCGGCCTGGTGCTGCCCGAGCTCAAGGGCAAGCTCGACGGCATGGCGATTCGGGTCCCCACGCCCAATGTCTCCGTCGTGGACCTGGTCTTCGAGACCGACAAGAGGCCGAGCAAGGAAGAAATCAATGCGGCGGTCAAGGCGGCGGCCGAGGGCCCGCTCAAGGGCATCCTGCAGTACTGCGAGGAGCAGTTGGTGTCGTCGGACTTCAACGGAAACCGCCACTCCTCCATCTTCGACGCGGACATCACGAAGGTCCTCGAGCCCGGCTTCGCCAAGATCCTGTCGTGGTACGACAACGAGATGGGCTTCTCGGCTCGCATGTGCGACGTCACGGCGATGATCGCCAAGAGCCTCTGA
- a CDS encoding gamma-glutamylcyclotransferase, with translation MNDCWIFGYGSLMWRPGFPYRDAMLAVAHGWQRRFWQGSTDHRGVPGAPGRVVTLVPAAAMTCEGVAFCVAARDSHAVLQMLDERERGGYRRERLEITTASGARLLATAYVAEPSNPHYLGDASLPRIASQIAGCRGPSGANVDYVLELAAALRRLGVHDQHVFELETILRTLCPDTAPRHGD, from the coding sequence ATGAACGACTGCTGGATCTTCGGCTATGGCTCGCTGATGTGGAGGCCCGGGTTCCCATATCGCGACGCGATGCTGGCGGTGGCGCACGGCTGGCAGCGGCGCTTCTGGCAGGGGTCCACCGACCACCGTGGCGTGCCAGGCGCTCCCGGACGCGTCGTCACGCTGGTACCGGCCGCGGCGATGACCTGCGAGGGAGTGGCCTTTTGCGTCGCGGCAAGGGACTCCCACGCCGTCCTGCAGATGCTCGACGAGCGCGAGCGCGGCGGCTACCGGAGAGAAAGGCTGGAGATCACGACGGCTTCGGGCGCGCGGCTTCTCGCAACGGCTTATGTCGCAGAGCCCAGCAATCCCCATTATCTCGGGGACGCGTCTCTGCCTCGGATCGCCTCGCAGATCGCAGGCTGCCGGGGTCCCAGCGGCGCCAACGTCGATTACGTGCTCGAGCTCGCTGCTGCGCTGCGACGGCTCGGCGTACACGACCAGCATGTCTTCGAGCTGGAAACCATCCTT
- a CDS encoding hemolysin family protein translates to MGIFAASLILLACLALAAFFSAAETALLRLREHELEEEIQAQKGPAALAIRDLLSSTSRLLVTILLGNNIANILAASVASAVAVDLLGVDAGVLVSAIVMTIVVFLAGEVFPKAVAAHHPRGTSTFVAIPLYLIHQSLRPLHILFDRFIDPAVERMVGGRASAGVPTTTEEILRLARQTQRGEPASAQTGSLAAIIGAAAGASQMTVRDIMISRAEVTGFPIETPATAILDGMLEERYTRVPVYEGSIDHILGVVHLKDLVKLVQEGGTDVRGILKNVLRVPERKPILPLLADMQHAFVHMAIVKDEFNVTLGIVTQEDILEELVGEIRDEFDREELLTIRRLGEDHYEALGRVKVLDFNRETGWSLHAERGDTLAGLVFNELGRAPRRWESVRVPGYEIVVVDISGSRITQVRIRRIDEEDVEERTEA, encoded by the coding sequence ATGGGCATCTTCGCCGCGTCCTTGATCCTTCTTGCATGTCTGGCGCTGGCGGCATTCTTCTCAGCTGCCGAGACCGCGTTGCTGCGGCTGCGCGAGCATGAGCTGGAGGAGGAGATTCAGGCGCAGAAAGGACCGGCAGCGCTGGCGATCCGCGATCTGCTTTCCTCGACGTCACGGCTGCTCGTTACGATCCTTCTCGGCAACAACATCGCCAACATCCTTGCGGCCTCGGTGGCATCGGCCGTCGCCGTCGACCTGCTGGGCGTGGACGCCGGCGTTCTGGTGTCGGCGATCGTGATGACGATCGTCGTCTTCCTCGCCGGCGAGGTATTTCCCAAGGCCGTGGCTGCCCACCATCCTCGCGGCACATCGACGTTCGTGGCGATCCCGCTCTACCTCATCCACCAGAGCCTGCGGCCGCTGCACATCCTGTTCGACCGCTTCATCGACCCGGCGGTGGAGAGAATGGTCGGCGGCAGGGCCAGTGCAGGCGTTCCCACCACGACCGAGGAGATCCTGCGCCTGGCCAGGCAGACCCAGCGCGGCGAGCCGGCCTCCGCGCAGACCGGCTCTCTGGCGGCGATCATCGGCGCGGCCGCCGGCGCCTCGCAGATGACAGTAAGGGATATCATGATCTCTCGCGCGGAAGTCACCGGATTTCCGATCGAAACGCCCGCTACCGCGATCCTCGACGGCATGCTCGAGGAGCGCTACACGCGCGTCCCGGTGTACGAGGGATCGATCGATCACATTCTCGGCGTCGTGCACCTGAAGGATCTCGTCAAGCTCGTCCAGGAGGGCGGTACCGACGTGCGCGGCATCCTCAAGAACGTGCTGCGCGTCCCCGAGCGCAAGCCCATCCTGCCGCTGCTCGCCGACATGCAGCACGCCTTCGTGCACATGGCCATCGTCAAGGACGAGTTCAACGTCACGCTCGGAATCGTCACGCAGGAGGACATTCTCGAAGAGCTGGTGGGCGAGATCCGCGACGAGTTCGATCGCGAGGAGCTGCTGACCATCCGGCGCCTCGGCGAAGACCACTACGAGGCGCTGGGACGCGTCAAGGTGCTCGACTTCAATCGCGAGACAGGCTGGAGCCTCCATGCCGAGCGTGGCGACACGCTGGCAGGACTGGTGTTCAACGAGCTCGGACGGGCGCCGCGGCGCTGGGAGAGCGTGCGCGTGCCGGGTTACGAGATCGTCGTCGTGGACATCTCCGGCAGTCGCATCACCCAGGTACGCATCCGCAGGATCGACGAAGAGGACGTCGAAGAGCGCACCGAAGCCTGA
- the secG gene encoding preprotein translocase subunit SecG, producing the protein MTVLLVAVHVIACLVLILVVLLQAGRGADMGAAFGGASSPMFGSGSSANPLARLTTATAITFMATSLLLAVLSARQGSVFDAMTEPLAAPPQAETAPADGVPGVIPATGGGETDAPFGAEAPPASDAAKAAQPAGDAADGAPPAQPAAPDAAAPPAAPAAPDAAPAAPAPDAPAPGANAPASGGAAQDAAAPAGNPEGNAAPPAAPTPPAEAAPAAPPSNAAAPAPDARAKPAAAPDAAPADKPAPAPGGAAAPVDESPGAP; encoded by the coding sequence GTGACAGTCCTTCTCGTAGCCGTTCACGTCATCGCATGCCTGGTGCTGATCCTGGTCGTGCTTCTACAGGCCGGACGCGGCGCCGACATGGGCGCGGCTTTCGGCGGCGCCAGCTCGCCCATGTTCGGCTCGGGCAGCTCGGCCAACCCGCTGGCTCGGCTGACGACGGCCACGGCGATCACGTTCATGGCCACGTCGCTGCTGCTGGCGGTCCTGTCGGCGCGGCAGGGCTCGGTGTTCGATGCGATGACGGAGCCGCTCGCCGCTCCTCCGCAGGCCGAAACGGCCCCCGCCGATGGAGTGCCCGGCGTCATTCCGGCAACGGGCGGCGGCGAGACCGATGCGCCATTCGGCGCCGAAGCGCCTCCGGCTTCGGACGCTGCCAAAGCCGCGCAGCCCGCGGGCGATGCCGCCGATGGCGCACCGCCTGCGCAGCCGGCCGCGCCGGATGCCGCAGCGCCGCCTGCCGCGCCAGCGGCGCCCGATGCTGCTCCTGCAGCGCCGGCGCCCGATGCACCTGCGCCTGGCGCCAATGCACCGGCAAGCGGTGGTGCAGCGCAGGACGCCGCTGCACCAGCAGGGAATCCCGAGGGCAACGCCGCACCTCCCGCGGCACCGACGCCGCCTGCGGAAGCCGCACCGGCGGCGCCGCCGTCGAACGCCGCAGCGCCCGCGCCTGATGCACGCGCGAAGCCAGCTGCTGCGCCCGATGCCGCGCCGGCCGACAAGCCTGCACCGGCTCCTGGTGGAGCGGCAGCGCCGGTTGACGAGTCCCCTGGGGCTCCCTAG
- the tpiA gene encoding triose-phosphate isomerase: MRKPLLAGNWKLNAGTAAEARALATAVVAGCGAVHDREVMVAPPFVALPAVADVVSGSAVALGAQDLYWEASGAFTGEVSGPMLIDAGCRYVIIGHSERRQFFAETDYTVAKKVAAAHACGLAPILCVGESLAQRDSGETMTLVEKQVRHGIVELPAEGMATLVIAYEPVWAIGTGRTATPEQAQEVHGHIRAILRDVAPDVADSVRILYGGSVKPGNVDELMACADVDGALVGGASLSADDFLRIVQFQEFPS, encoded by the coding sequence ATGAGAAAGCCTCTGCTGGCCGGCAACTGGAAGCTCAACGCCGGCACCGCGGCCGAAGCTCGCGCGCTGGCCACCGCGGTCGTGGCCGGATGCGGAGCCGTGCACGATCGTGAGGTCATGGTGGCCCCGCCGTTCGTCGCGCTGCCGGCGGTGGCCGACGTCGTCTCCGGATCGGCCGTCGCCCTCGGCGCACAGGATCTGTACTGGGAAGCCAGCGGGGCCTTCACCGGAGAAGTTTCGGGGCCAATGCTGATCGACGCCGGCTGCCGGTACGTCATCATCGGCCACTCCGAGCGCCGTCAATTCTTCGCCGAGACCGACTACACCGTGGCCAAGAAGGTCGCCGCGGCGCACGCGTGCGGACTGGCGCCGATTCTCTGCGTGGGCGAGTCGCTGGCGCAGCGCGACTCGGGCGAGACGATGACGCTGGTCGAAAAGCAGGTCCGGCACGGCATCGTCGAGCTGCCGGCCGAGGGCATGGCCACGCTCGTCATCGCGTATGAGCCCGTATGGGCCATTGGTACCGGCCGCACGGCCACACCGGAGCAGGCGCAGGAAGTCCACGGCCACATCCGGGCAATCCTGCGCGACGTCGCACCCGACGTGGCCGATTCCGTTCGCATTCTCTACGGCGGCAGCGTCAAGCCCGGCAACGTCGACGAGCTCATGGCATGTGCCGACGTCGATGGCGCGCTCGTCGGCGGAGCCAGCCTTTCCGCCGATGACTTTTTGCGCATCGTCCAATTTCAGGAGTTCCCATCGTGA
- a CDS encoding phosphoglycerate kinase, with product MKSIEQLALQGARVFIRVDFNVPIKDGKVTDATRIRGALETVRYARSRGAKLILASHLGRPDGKFKPELTLGPVAHELAAALDCPVALLPDCIGPTVEQHVAAMAPGDVVLLENLRFHAEEEANDPAFARALAGLCDVYVNDAFGTAHRAHASTAGIVEHVGDAGAGFLLFAEVRALSTLLQSPARPFAAVVGGAKVSDKIALMRNLLARIDDLLIGGAMAYTFLRARGVEVGASRVEEARLDMARDLLAEAEERGVRVALPVDHVIAQKFEESAPPSVTDGESIQQGWMGLDIGPRTRQQYADILSRAATVLWNGPMGVFEWSAYAAGTLAVANAVGDSHAHSVVGGGDSVAALTQSGRSGDITHISTGGGASLEFLEGKVLPGIAALDAKEGRCA from the coding sequence TTGAAGAGCATCGAACAGCTTGCGCTGCAGGGCGCGCGCGTCTTCATCCGCGTCGACTTCAATGTCCCGATCAAGGACGGCAAGGTCACCGACGCCACGCGCATCCGTGGTGCGCTGGAGACGGTGCGTTACGCGCGCAGCCGCGGCGCCAAGTTGATCCTCGCCTCGCACCTCGGGCGCCCCGACGGCAAGTTCAAGCCGGAGCTGACGCTGGGACCGGTGGCGCATGAGCTGGCCGCGGCCCTGGACTGCCCGGTGGCGCTGCTGCCGGACTGCATCGGTCCCACTGTCGAGCAGCACGTGGCGGCCATGGCTCCCGGGGACGTCGTGCTGCTGGAGAACCTGCGGTTCCACGCCGAGGAGGAGGCAAACGATCCGGCGTTCGCGCGTGCGCTCGCCGGCCTCTGCGACGTCTACGTCAATGACGCGTTCGGCACCGCGCATCGCGCCCATGCCTCCACGGCCGGCATAGTCGAACACGTTGGCGATGCCGGCGCGGGCTTCCTGCTTTTCGCCGAGGTGCGGGCGCTGTCGACGCTGCTGCAGTCGCCGGCGCGGCCGTTCGCGGCCGTGGTCGGAGGCGCGAAGGTCTCCGACAAGATCGCGCTCATGCGCAACCTTCTGGCGCGCATCGACGATCTGCTCATCGGCGGAGCGATGGCCTACACGTTCTTGCGTGCCAGGGGCGTCGAGGTCGGCGCCTCGCGCGTCGAAGAGGCCCGTCTCGACATGGCCCGCGACCTGCTGGCCGAGGCGGAAGAGCGCGGCGTGCGCGTTGCGCTGCCGGTCGATCACGTGATCGCGCAGAAGTTCGAGGAGTCGGCGCCGCCGAGCGTCACGGATGGCGAGTCGATTCAGCAGGGCTGGATGGGCCTCGATATCGGCCCGCGCACGCGACAGCAGTACGCGGACATCCTCTCGCGCGCCGCTACGGTGCTGTGGAACGGTCCGATGGGCGTGTTCGAGTGGAGCGCCTATGCCGCCGGGACCCTTGCCGTCGCCAACGCCGTGGGCGATTCGCACGCGCACAGCGTCGTCGGCGGCGGCGATTCGGTGGCGGCGCTGACGCAATCGGGGCGCTCCGGCGACATCACGCACATCTCGACGGGCGGCGGCGCGTCGCTCGAGTTTCTGGAAGGCAAGGTGCTGCCGGGCATCGCGGCACTGGACGCCAAGGAAGGACGCTGCGCATGA